A window of Rhinolophus ferrumequinum isolate MPI-CBG mRhiFer1 chromosome X, mRhiFer1_v1.p, whole genome shotgun sequence contains these coding sequences:
- the LOC117023055 gene encoding cysteine-rich protein 1-like has protein sequence MPKCPKCDKEVYFAERVTSLGKDWHRPGLKCEKCGKTLTSGGHAEHEGKPYCKHPCYAAMFGPKGFGQGGAESHTFNK, from the coding sequence ATGCCCAAGTGCCCCAAATGCGACAAGGAGGTGTACTTCGCTGAGAGGGTGACATCTCTGGGGAAGGACTGGCATCGGCCTGGCCTGAAGTGTGAGAAGTGTGGAAAGACGCTAACCTCAGGGGGCCATGCCGAGCATGAAGGCAAGCCCTACTGCAAGCATCCCTGCTATGCTGCCATGTTCGGGCCCAAAGGCTTTGGGCAGGGTGGAGCAGAGAGCCACACTTTCAACAAGTAA